CGTTATCACTTTCACGCAACTCACTTATTGATACACGGATCGATTTCCCTGCAATTCGAACACTAACGTCTCCCTGATCAACGTCTACCTCCGTTCCATCGGCATCATCCAACGTAATTGGGCCCCCATCAGTGAAGTCCTCATACGTGGGATAAGCAGCCGAGGTTTCATTTTCGCTGGCACGTTGCTTGATTGCAGACTCAACTAGTTCGTCCGGATGCGGAGCTGCTTTGAGATTCAGGAACCCGTACCAATACTTGGCGTAGTGTTGTGCCCCTCCCTCCTGATACAGCTGTGCACTATTTTCGTCGATTACCTCCTCGTATTTGTCGTACTTAGGATAGACGACGCTTTTGTCCGTCTCTTCTTGGATAACGCGCTCGTTTTCGGTGAATACTGCTTCTGTGTCTTCGTGGTCGAGGTCGATTTCGTGAGCGCCTTCTAAGTAGGGGGTTTTTAGAATCGCGGCGAAGGTTTCGTCGTACTCGCTAAATTGAGTATAGATGAGAAGGTCCGATACAGAGCGTGCTTCATTAAGATAAAGCTGGGAAAGAGACTCTCCAACACTTTCGATGTCACTCCCATCTCGAACTCTTTCGAGTAATTCTACAGTTGTACGGTCCTCATCCTCAAGGTTTACCGATGCACTACGAGCAGCATCCGTGAAGATGTGGTTGCGAGCATTCTTCGTGTCGTCACTATTGTAACGTCGCCCGAGTGTGTCCCGCAGCATGCTTGCGACAATTCGCTCGGCTTCTGCACCAGCGTCGGTAACTAGATCGTCCTCATCAAGCGTGCCAACAAGATCTGGGGACGGATTTTCGATTTCCTCACCCATTTCGCAACTGAATACGGCAACAGACTCAACATCCACCATATTTTGTAATTCAATAATAGCCGTGGTCAAATGCCTATCGGAAAAGATGACATATTATGACCTCAATCTAAATTCCTCTAAGACATTCGTATCGCGGTATACAGTTTATTCCCATGACTCATTTTATCGCGCAATTTGTCGTGGGTTTAGCAGACTGAATTGGTCTGCCCAACCCACAAACTGATAAGGAATCCGATTGAAACGCTGAACGACTCGAATATGCCACTCTTAGAATCGCTATACTGGGCCGCGACTAGGTTTCTAACCGAATTCTGCACCAATCCAATTTCGGACGGTCAAGTCCCTCAGAGATCGCTACAATGAGTCGATCGGATGCCGAGCAGGATGGTAAGACCGACGCTGAGCGGGTACCATCATTCGATGGTGTCCGATGGACCTCGTACTCGCTTGAGGACTTCAAGGACCTGTACTGGGACGAGATTGCCCCCTGCCTCGAAGCAGAGGGTATCGATCCGAGAAGCGAGAAGCCGACCTACCAGTGGTTTCGGGATCACGATGCGCGGTCATTCCTCGCGGCTCTTCGTCGCCATCACGATCGCTCATTCGGGGAGTTCTGGAACGAGGACCTCGATCTCGGTGATGATGAAGAGGGCTACACATGGGCAACAACGGATGATGCAACAATCGACGCCCTTGAACAGTTCCTCAACCGGCGGAAATCACGATACAGCCTTGCGACGTCGTCCGTCGACGCGCTCCGTACGCGATTGAACCTCTACGTCCGTGCTTATCGAGAGGCTAACGGGACAGATGACCTCCTTACACCGATTCAACGAGATCAAGAGAATCCAGACTACGAAGCCGTTGACGCGTGCTATGCAGCATTCGACTGGTTGAATGAGGGAACTAAACGCGAATACAGCGCCCAGACTCTCCAGCGTGTGCGGCGCGTCGTCGACGCTTGGTATCAGCATCTGGTCGGTCGACGGGTCGCCTCGATGAACCCTGCGAGCGGCCTCTACGACGAA
This genomic window from Halobiforma lacisalsi AJ5 contains:
- a CDS encoding tyrosine-type recombinase/integrase; translation: MSRSDAEQDGKTDAERVPSFDGVRWTSYSLEDFKDLYWDEIAPCLEAEGIDPRSEKPTYQWFRDHDARSFLAALRRHHDRSFGEFWNEDLDLGDDEEGYTWATTDDATIDALEQFLNRRKSRYSLATSSVDALRTRLNLYVRAYREANGTDDLLTPIQRDQENPDYEAVDACYAAFDWLNEGTKREYSAQTLQRVRRVVDAWYQHLVGRRVASMNPASGLYDEFKWEVEDSPTPSLSANQIRKLMQASETTREQLLVVALAGWGLRASEVAALHVSQFHRDVPEDDIPFITFESRKNGPGEVSLLYGMDVLDSRIDELTEDDTWTGYLFPSSQGETPYVTRDTIRNWFQNLALKADLPERIEGERPSPQLCRRFWYDTYTAVLEGVLEGVDEIAAEQGSSDPQVVMQNYLSDSRSRRVRREFMRDQLNAAFGERT